The following is a genomic window from Mus pahari chromosome 1, PAHARI_EIJ_v1.1, whole genome shotgun sequence.
tattttgtctccatttttgctcctgtgattattttgttccccattctaagaaggactgaaacacccacactttggtcttccttcttgagcttcatattatctgtaaattgtatcttgtatATACTGAgcttgtgggctaatatccacttatcagtgagtgcataccatgtgtgttcttctgtgattgggttacatcactcaggaagatattttctagttctttccacttgcctaagaatttcatgaactaattgtttttaatagctgagtagtacttcattgagTAAATTTACCATCTTTTttgtatctgttcctctgttaAAGAACcaatctgggttcttttcagcttctgggtattgtaaataatgctgctataaacatagtggggcatgtgtccttcatatattttggagtaacttttttttaatttttttttattattttctttatttacatttcaaatgctatcccgaaagtttcctatacccctccccccacctctgctcccctacccacccaNNNNNNNNNNNaaatagagtctgtcccaaaatttaggttgcttctttctgtcctgaagctgtgtagcttctgaggtccacactcttgccagtgcagacaggagcctagaagctgagtcccttctccaggccaccctctaactggcagtggactggagcaaagatagttcttCTGTCTCAGgacaggagactgctcccaggcagacacacCTCCTCAGGCAAGGcaaggcgctggatgctggatcagtcTGCGGGCGGGTAAAGACACCGGATGccagatcaagcctggggactggtcccgggtgaacacccctcctNgggcggggaaaggcgctggatgctggatcaggcctggggactccccagagaacacctctccacctctcctcaggcgggcggggaaaggcgtCGGATGCCTAGTCAGAACTGGGGACTGGTCctggtcgaacacccctccttgggcggggaaaggcgctggatgacagggaccagacacgggttccttcccagaagctgtgactcttctccctGGAGTAacttttttgggtatatgcccaggagtggtatagcttggtcctcaggtaatactatgtccaatttcctgaggaaccaccagactgatttccagagtatttgTATGAGCttgtgtttcctttctgtttagaTCTGAACCCCAATTTTAATTGAATCATTTTtcttgttgatgtctagtttcttcagctctttatatattttggaaattagccctcTCCCAGATATGAAGGTGGTAAAAATCTTTCCCTATTCTAGaggctgctattttgtcctattgaaggTGTTCTTAACtgtatagaagcttttcagtttcatgagttctcATTTGTTAATCATTGATCCTAGTGTCTGCAATTCTGGTGTTCTAGTcataaagttgtctcctgtgccaatgcattcaagagTATTCTGCACTTTCTACTCTATGAGCTTCAGAGTATTCAATTTTAAGTTGATGTCCTTGATGCATTTGGGTTCGAGTTTTATGCAGGGTGGTATATATAGACCAATGTATATTTTTTGTGTGCTGACATGCTGTTAGAACAGCataatttctattatatatttctgactttttattataaaatcagaTCTCCATaggtatatatagatatagatctgGAAATTACCAGTGTGAGCATACCATATCTCATCTAAATATTGGATTTCTTAAAGtttccttcattttaattttcaggcGTTTAAGTGTATATCTCTGTGAGAGAGTGCTGggaataagaataaaaattgatGGGGACAGCCTATCTGTTTGATAGGCTGGAGGTCTGTGATGGGAAGCGATAGGATACAGGGTGCAGGATATCAATCTACCCACCAAACCTTCAACTCCAAATTTGTTTTGCCTAAAAGATGTCCAGAAATAAAGATGGGGCAGAAATGTAGGGAACAACCAgtcaatgactgccccaactttaGACACATCCATATGAATAATGcaacccctaacactattaatgatgctctgctgtACTTGTAGgtaggaacctagcataactgtctcatCAGAGGCTTCACCTAATTCTGGGTGGAGGCAGTTGCAGAGATACACAGCAAAACATTAAGCAGAGCTCATGATGTCTTATGGAAGAGTGGGGGGATAAAGGTTAGAAAGTTGAAGAAgtcaagggcaccacaagaaGACCTCCAGAGTCAATTAATCTGAAACCATGGggactcacagagcctgggccatGGAGAATCCAGGAGCTGCATCTAGGCCTCCTGCACTTTTGTAGAAAATATGCAGCTTAATATTCATGTGGGTCTCCAAACACTGGATCCAGGGCTGTCTCAGTCTATGTTCCCTGCCAATGGATCTCCTTAACCAATACTTTGACTTCCTGGttgagcctcagtgggagaggatgtgcctagtcctgcagggaATAGATGCTGCAGGGTTGGGTAGTACCCAATGgaggctccccttctctgagaagaaggggagcAGACCATGGGGGTAGTAGTTCTAAGAgtggaactgggaagagagaaggtacAGGAGGtgtgattgggatataaagtgattaaaatatttaaataaataaataagaaaatttaaaaaaagaaggaagttccTTTTCTCTGGCTTCCGATTCTTTCTAGTTGAGCCCTCAATGGGTTATAGGATGTTAGGGATTGACATTTTTTGGGCAGTTAttgtttattgagcacctactaagTACCAGGTATCATACAAATATGACTGATGAACCTCACCACATTATAAAGTGGATTTTATACAAGAGTTTAAAGTAGAAAGTTCATGTTCAAACAGGGTAATTAACATGTCcatgaaaataaagaattcacaacttAATTGTTCATATATCTCATTTCCTTGTCTATTTCCctctactgttgttgttgttgctgctgagaTATCTTGTACTGCTCAGTCTGATCTTGAAACATTCAACTTAAGTGATACTCAGCCACAGCTGCCTAAGTGCTGAGAGAGCAGGCAAGTGCCACTGTGCTCAACTTAGTGACACTTGGTAGGAATAAAGGATGTAGCTTCATTTTCCAATGACTTCTGGCTCTATACAGGTGAGCCCTCACTGGGTTGGAGGATGAGATAAGgattaacatttttttaactaAGTCTACTTGTTTCAAGTATCACTTTTCAATACTACCCTATATTCTAGTCATTagctaagaaataaatttttgCTATGTGAATTTGGACATTCCCTATCCAGAAAGGAGCACAATTAACTGAACATAAAAGTATAAACACATATCAAATCCATGTCATATTACTGAAAGTTTCTAACATCCATTTGCAATAGTCTTCTTAAGAAATCTATGAATGCGTCTTCGTTTTAAAGGACTTTGTATGCACCTGCTTGCATAGATTTGTATTTATGTgacagaaaaaatatttcatggaaaaagattaaatataataCAGTAAATTAAGTTTTTCACAGTCTGACTTATAATTATCATAGTCATGTTGTTCATTTCTTACTCTTCTGAAGATGATGTTAGCATTCTGAAAGCCAACACTGTATTGCAAAGGTGAAGATGTCACTTCACACTCTTAAATTTGTTATAGTGTGGGAAAATTTGATTCATTATGAAGTTAAGATGAAATGAATATATCCAAGTGTTTTGCATTCTAAAATCCTAAAATCGATGCTGTAAATATCATCTTAACCTCAATACAATCTTTGTAAATGCACTTTTcacatccttgttcctcaggctgtagactAGAGGGTTCAGCATAGGGATGACCATGGTGTAGAACACAGATGCAATTTTGTCAGTGTCCATGGAGTGACTGGACCTGGGCTGTAAGTACATGAATATGATCGTTccatagaaaatgaaaacagctgTTAAGTGTGAGGCACACGTGGAGAGAGCTTTACAATATCCTGCAGCTGAATGCATCTTTAGTATGTTGGTAAAAATGAACATGTAGGATATTAAAATGAGTGTAAGTGCAAAAAATACATTGAAGCTGGCTAAATAAACAAGAATCAGTTCGTTAACATGTCTATCAGAGCAAGATGTAATCATGATTGCcaaaacatcacagaaaaaaTGATGAACcacattgaactcacagaaggAGAGACTTAATGCATCCATAGTATAGATGGAAGCATTCAGCAAACCACAGATATAACAGCCAATGACTAAAGATGAACACACACGTTTTGTCATGGTGGTGGCATAATGTAGGGGCTTACACACTGCTgcatagcgatcataggccatggAGACTAAAAGGTAGTTTTCCACATTGGCATAGTTTGCAAAAAAGAACATCTGAGAGGCACAAGCATTGTAGGACATTACCTTGTCTCCTGTGAGGATTCCAGCTATGACCTTTGGAGTGATTGTTGAAGAGTAACAGAAGTCCACTAAGGACAGGTTACTTAGGAAAAtgtacatgggggtgtggagcCGAGAGTCTAAGAGAATCAACAGGATCAGCCCCAGGTTTCCTACAAAGGTGAcagtatagatgagaaggaaggtgATGAAGAGGGGAAGCTGCAGTTGTGAGTCATTGGTGAGTCCGACCAGGATGAACCATGTCACTTCTGTTCCGTTCTCCATTAATGATATCAGTTAATCAACAGAAGgccttaaaaatttaaaaatcaaaatgagtaCAAtaaggagctagagaggtggttTAGTGGTTACAGCTCTGAATTTCTATTCTAAAGGACCCAGCATCCTCATGGCCGGTTACAACTGTCTGTATTCCAGTATCACGGGGTCTGTCTGACATCTTTgttatagacatacatgtaggcaaatcaGCTCCACATAtagaactgatttttaaaaatgtttaaggatGGGGTAATAATGGAATTGGAATCTGTGAGATTCTAATTGATTTTCTACcaaaaatagaaatgatataTATTTGTTAGCCACATGTTGACAGTTTAGTAACTATAAAACTGGTTTCTTTTAGTGTGCCTATGTACCTGTTCTTTTATCCTGGGCTGTGTAAAACTAATACTACTGTTCTTACCTGCAATAAATAGTATAGAAACAGCCTGGTTTCTGTCAATAGTATAGTTACTGTTACCTTCAAGTAAGTTGTCAAGCAGAAGAGATATaaattttctgcatttttaataTCACAACTAAACCTTTAAAGCATTGAAAGGTATGCatctaaaatatttcatttaattaaaatgaatattttttctttcatttaaccACATCAAACTGAGTGGCAGTCTATGAGAAAAGTTTGGTCCCTATATaacttttttcattaaatattaattgaGCACCTTATACTTAACCTAACCGTGAAATGTTTCTTCTTAGTACTAGAAGGTTATGAATGAAATAATGAGCTCTGATttgcattttaacatttttcctCACTATTTCTCATGCTTTTAATATGGCATTTCCGATACATTGATAAGGATATACCCAAAAACATGAAGGTATGTCTAGGTCAAATAAGGTTTAATATTAATCATTATTGTTCAACACTGTAATTACTATTTGTGTTGAGCTTGCAATTATGTTGAAAGAATGTTCAACCTCGGATTCAATTTGGAATAAAGATATATCCTTTAAAATATAGAGAGTTCAAGTTCTTAGAAGACATATATACTAGATCATCTATTTTTAAAGCACTCTTTTCAAGTAACTCACAGCAGGTATACAAAGCCCATTTATTTTATGGAATTATAATTCACATTGTTTTGTAAGTAGGCAGTGTAAAGTTGGGTAATATTCTACCTTGAACAGTTATTCTAGAAAAAAACATCTTAAAATTGTACTATATGGTATTTCTCAAAACTTCTTCCAGCTGGTTGCTCTTAGAAAATTGTCAAATTTTATAGCTTGTATAAAGCAAGAAGTGTTCAGAACTTCTGCACAGATGAATTTCTGATTTTAccattctttttccctcttcctttggaATATTCACTTACCTCCTTAGCAGGAATGCATACTACAGGAATACAAAACAAGATTACTTGTGTCTCATAGTTCAcagtttatgtatgtataaaaaaaaaaaaaccaggaatcATTAAGGAAACACATAAAGAGCTTGACAAATAGAAATCAATCAATGTGACATTTTATCTTTGATTGTTTTTTCTCACCTTTCCTGAAGGCTGAAATCTAATAGTCACATTAGTCCAAAGATCTGCATATGATAACAATGACTAtcattaataaagtaaataagatcCAGTGGAGAATGACATGCACTGTGTTCCCTAATGTGTCATATTGGTATTTCAGAGGCTAGTCCAAGGAGGTGAGAGGAGAATTATAGACACTCAGAGAGCTCTGGAGAATCCCGAGAGTATACCTGAAGATCCTCATACTCtcttcttagagaaaaaaaaacacaattaaccAGCCATGGGGACCAAACTTCCTTTTGCATCATAGAAACTaaagttcatttttaataaataaatgaaaacacaaaagtcaTGCACATTAACGAGGTACCGTAAAATGTTTCTATACATAATGTACATTGTAAATGTTCAAATTTCATTAAGTATATCTGTGTTCACAAGTATTATTCATTTGTGATAAAACTTCCATAATCTTTCCttctagcattttaaaatttcttccagGCTAtccaaaaatatacattatttctaCCTATAGTAACCCTTTGTCCAACAAGACATTTGAGTTTTCTGTTTCTAGCTAACTGTAAATTCCTAAAATACCTAATAATCATTGATCATTCTTTAGGAGCTGTCCATTCTAGAACTCTATAGGATACTCTTTGttatatttaacaaaaatgtCTACTTGATTCTACTGGTTGCTAATTATACTTATTAaagttttattgtgtgtgtgcacgtttcTTCATTTACTTGATTACAGAGTTAGTGTGTAGAAGTATGAGaatagaagtcagttctctccttccttcatgtgATCTAGGATTTGAACACAGATCATcagatttttaaagaagcatCTTTACCCAGTAAGCCATTTCACCCATTCTCTTTTATCAGTTATTTACTATTAAgttatgttattatttttcttttcatttttaagatttttttatttattctttaatctttttttacagtccagactttatctcTCTCCCAGTGCACCCTCccattgctccacatcccacacctcctcccactgtcttgagggttaggtgcatcttctttgactgagtccagacctgacagtcctctgctgtgtatgtattggggggctcatatcagctggtctaTGCTACCTGGTTGTttgttcagtgtctgagagttcCTGGGGATCCAGGTGAGTTGAGAtggctggtcttcctacagggtctgTTTTGAGTTTTGTAATTATTCTTATAGTCTGAAAATGAACCCCCTTGCAGATAGACAATTTCGGCTATTTTTGTCCAATACTataattgtttcttttgttctatgGACTATTTACTTTACCAAACAGGCTCTTTCTACCTTGAGACAATcatatttttaattgcttttatttgtttatcttttctttatgGTGTTctgcaaaacaaagagaaaaactctCCATCCATTGCCAAGTAATGCCTTTAAATATCTTCCATACATTTCTCTAtagtattttcattgtttctatcTTTAATCAAgtctactatttatttatttatttataaacttagatttttattcttatgttctctacatttttctttttattaaattattttatttaataatattccaAATGTTTCTCAACTTCCTGGCTCCTCTTACCTTGTTCTTCACACCTTCAcctcttccctttgcttctaagaGTGTGCTTCACCAGGCCCCACTTCACACCTGCCAGCATCCTCTTTCCTGTGGCTTCAAGGTTCTAGGGGATTAATCTCATCAtttaccactgaggccagacaatgcagtcctctgctacttatgtgttTGTGCCTTGGACCAGGCCAtctatgttctttggtttgtggcttagtctctgagattTCGGAGTGGTCCACATTAGTtgatacttttgttctttttatggtgTTTCAatcctcttcaactccttcagttcttcccttaCCTCTTTCTTAGGGGTGCAGGCAGgacctcaatccaatggttgactctaagtatctgcatttgtgtCATTCATCTGCTGATCtagtctctcagaggacatttaTGCTAGACTTCTATCTGCAAGCAAAAAAGTAACTGTGTCTGGGTATGGTGCCTGCACATGGGATGAaccccaagttgggccagtcattggatggcctttccttcagtttctgttcctttttttttgtcctagCATTTTGTTTAGACAGGAATAATACTGGGGCAAAAATTTTGATTCAGGTTTTGTGAACATTTCCCCCCAATCTGCAGGTTGctcttttgtattatttatagtgtcttttgccttataggaGCTTTTCATTTTCAAGAGATCCAATTTGTCAATTATTGACATTAGAGcctaagtcattggtgttctggtcacaaaattttcccctgtgccaatgtgtttgaagATATTTCCTCCTAGTAGATTCAGTGATGGATGGGCCACCCACTCTTCTCAGAAGTTAGCTCAGAGTTGCTCCTAGCTAAAGGAAATATAGTGATTAAGAATGGAGGagggactgaagaaaaggccatccagagaatgccccacctggagatctatcCCACATggaaccaccaaacccagtcactattgctgatgtcaagaagtgcttgatgacaggggCCAAGTATtcatgtctcctgagaggctcagacAGAGCCTTATGGACAGATGgggatgctttcagccaaccatcggactgagttCAGAGGCTACAGTGGGGGAGTtacaggaaggaatgaaggagctgaagggttttgcaatcccataggaagaacaacaatacaaCCAACtagagcccccagagctcccagggactaaactaccaaccaaagccATAGAGGGACATGTGGCTccaactgtatatgtagcagaggatgactttatctggcatcaatgagaggggagccccttggtcctgtgaaggcttgataccccagcatagggaaatgctagggtggtgaggcaggagtgagtgtgtgggtgaggAGCACCTTCATAGGAATAGGATAGAGGGGAGTGAGAAAATGGGTTttcgaaggggaaaccaggaaggggaataacttttgaaatgtaaataaaacatctaatagaaaaatcaaaaacTTGATTCaatgtatttgattttatgttgagacgcttgatccacttggacttgagctttgtacaaggtaatAAATACGGATCAATTTGTACTTTTTTTAACAAACAGATtgccagttataccagcaccatttgttgatgatgctttctttttttccactgtatgattTTGATACTTTGTTAAGTATCttgtgaccatagatgtgtgagttcatgtctaggtcttcaattctattccagtaATTGACCGGTGTCTCCTTAACAATGACAGtgtagctcttctttgaaggttttgtagaattctgcactacaACTATTTGTCACTggactttgtttgtttgggaggtttTAAATGACTTCTACTTCATTAGAGTTTGTGGGAGTGTTTAGATAATTTATCTGAGCTTCATTTAAtattggtacatggtatctgtctagaaaatcacccCTTTTCTatagattttctagttttcttgagtataggctttttttttttttagtaagatcTGATAAGTTTTtacatttcctcagtttctgttgttatatattttcattgctgattttgtaaatttggatactgactctgtgccctttagttagttttgtTAAGGGTTTaaatatcttgttgattttcttttttaaaaaaaaatcacttggttttatttattctttgtatattagAAATTAGAATGCCAAttccagattgtttcttgggaccatttgcttggaaaacatttttctaggtttttttactctgaggtagttacTGTCTGTGCTGCTGAGGTGTGTTTATTGTAGGTAgcaaaatgatggatcctgtttgcATATCCATCCTTTTAGCCTGTGTCTGTTTATTCAGGAATCGAGGCTGTTTATATTGAgggatattaaagaccaatgattatTAGTTCCTCTTTTTCATTGGTGggggtggtagtgtgtgtgtgtgtgtgtgtgtgtgtgtgtgtgtgtgtgtgttaatctaTAATTGGGTTTCTTATGAGATGGtaaatttcttgtgttttcttgggagCAGTTATTCTCCTTGTGTTGCAGTTTTTCTTGTAGTTTCC
Proteins encoded in this region:
- the LOC110325683 gene encoding olfactory receptor 5B3-like; the protein is MENGTEVTWFILVGLTNDSQLQLPLFITFLLIYTVTFVGNLGLILLILLDSRLHTPMYIFLSNLSLVDFCYSSTITPKVIAGILTGDKVMSYNACASQMFFFANYANVENYLLVSMAYDRYAAVCKPLHYATTMTKRVCSSLVIGCYICGLLNASIYTMDALSLSFCEFNVVHHFFCDVLAIMITSCSDRHVNELILVYLASFNVFFALTLILISYMFIFTNILKMHSAAGYCKALSTCASHLTAVFIFYGTIIFMYLQPRSSHSMDTDKIASVFYTMVIPMLNPLVYSLRNKDVKSAFTKIVLRLR